The following proteins are co-located in the Tolypothrix sp. NIES-4075 genome:
- a CDS encoding Rieske (2Fe-2S) protein yields the protein MNWIKVLTQDELPPNERKVVKVEQRAILLLHHDNQIYAIENSCPHLGLPMRKGKLTEDKAIICPFHRSAFDLRTGNIKEWSPFPPGIGKVMGMMSKEKALAVFPTRVDEGSIWVGLQ from the coding sequence ATGAATTGGATTAAAGTACTAACTCAAGATGAACTACCACCCAATGAGCGCAAAGTTGTCAAAGTTGAACAACGTGCTATTCTATTACTTCACCATGACAACCAAATATACGCCATAGAAAATTCCTGTCCGCACTTGGGGCTACCGATGCGAAAGGGCAAACTAACAGAAGATAAAGCAATTATTTGTCCTTTTCACCGCAGTGCGTTCGACTTACGTACCGGTAATATTAAGGAATGGAGTCCTTTTCCCCCCGGTATTGGCAAGGTGATGGGGATGATGTCCAAAGAAAAAGCACTAGCTGTTTTTCCTACCCGTGTAGATGAAGGTAGTATCTGGGTAGGGTTGCAATAG
- a CDS encoding IS630 family transposase — translation MSLVWITERTMSMVGMKKGSASMQCASGRRQGRVNMIAALCDQNLIAPFTIEGACNRTVFETWLETCLLPILEPGQVVVMDNATFHKGGCIQQLIQDAGCEVLYLPPYSPDLNKIEKCWSWLKSRIRKKLDQFDCLRDAIEHVLRLTS, via the coding sequence ATGAGTCTGGTATGGATAACCGAGAGGACTATGAGTATGGTTGGAATGAAAAAGGGCAGCGCTTCCATGCAATGCGCGTCAGGCCGTCGTCAGGGTCGGGTAAACATGATTGCCGCACTATGTGACCAAAACTTGATCGCTCCCTTCACTATTGAGGGTGCATGTAATCGAACAGTATTTGAAACATGGTTGGAAACCTGTTTGCTTCCTATACTCGAACCAGGACAGGTTGTAGTCATGGATAATGCAACGTTCCATAAAGGTGGGTGCATTCAACAACTGATCCAGGATGCGGGATGTGAAGTGCTATACTTACCACCTTATTCTCCAGACCTTAACAAGATTGAAAAATGCTGGTCTTGGTTAAAAAGTCGAATCCGCAAAAAGCTGGATCAGTTCGATTGTTTACGAGATGCCATTGAGCATGTCTTGCGTTTGACGTCTTAA
- a CDS encoding GAF domain-containing protein — protein MSVYQRSCGEAADLIIEVRNQENGDLQFNSAPVGVLAKRKGTISNFLAPLTQDTFKQVVTEVEQKLLIVNQTLSMLDSHGFENILQEMLHTITFKTGELLGADRTTIFLLDEEKQELWSILAEGEGDRSLEIRIPANKGIAGEVAMHKRAINIPYDFYEDPRSVFAQEQEKRTGYRTYTMLALPLLNEQGLLVAVVQLLNKLLSPDNPDAPISNRIDIRGFTSADEQLFQEFAPSIRLILESSRSFYVATQKQRAAAALMKAIKSLSQSNLDLEDTLKRVMDEAKELMNADRSTLWLIDREASELWTKITQDDNSTKELRIPIGKGFAGIVAESGKTLNIPFDLYDHPDSDTARHMDKQNGYRTCSLLCMPVFNADQELIGVTQLVNKKKSGDFPNYNPNLWPKAPECFQASFDRNDEEFMEAFNIQAGVALQNAQLFATVKQQEQMQRDILRSLSNGVVSTDKAGLIIAANESAKRLLGLDADDRLEGKLITDVIRIKEGDFSKWCQNALNAANLKYSQQYYPDRTLIAGQIEQHSINLSINTIADASDNRQVRGALIVMEDISDEKRLKSTMYRYMTQELAEELLKLDDAKLGGDRKEVSILFSDIRGYTTLTENLEAEEVVSMLNEYFESMVEAIFKHKGTLDKYIGDAIMAVFGSPLPLEEHAWMAVQTSLEMRDRLKEFNARRYAASKPRINIGIGINSDTVISGNIGSSKRMEFTAIGDGVNLGSRLESVSKHYGCDIILSDNTYKPCQNKVWARELDYIRVKGRNEPVAIYELIGLRSDFIKSQKLEVIKYYHQGREYYLNRDFKKAKDEFSKVLEVDEHDQAAMLHVRRCQHWLHQPPTDADWDDGVWTFKDK, from the coding sequence ATGTCAGTGTATCAACGTAGTTGTGGGGAAGCCGCTGATTTGATTATTGAAGTTCGCAATCAAGAAAACGGCGATTTACAGTTCAATTCCGCTCCTGTGGGTGTCCTCGCCAAAAGAAAAGGCACTATATCTAATTTTCTGGCTCCTCTGACTCAGGATACTTTTAAACAGGTTGTTACCGAAGTAGAACAAAAACTGCTGATTGTGAATCAAACCCTTTCCATGCTGGATTCCCACGGGTTTGAGAACATTTTGCAAGAAATGTTACATACCATAACATTTAAGACTGGGGAATTACTGGGAGCCGACCGAACGACAATATTTTTATTAGATGAAGAAAAACAAGAACTTTGGTCAATTTTGGCAGAAGGAGAAGGCGATCGCTCTCTAGAAATTCGCATTCCAGCGAATAAAGGGATTGCAGGTGAAGTTGCCATGCATAAAAGAGCGATTAATATCCCCTATGATTTTTATGAAGATCCGCGATCGGTATTTGCTCAAGAACAAGAAAAAAGAACCGGCTACCGCACTTACACAATGTTAGCTCTGCCGTTATTAAATGAACAAGGGCTATTAGTTGCAGTAGTACAATTACTCAATAAATTACTATCTCCTGATAATCCAGATGCCCCCATCTCTAACCGAATTGATATTAGGGGCTTTACTAGCGCTGACGAACAATTATTTCAAGAATTTGCCCCTTCAATTCGCCTAATTTTAGAATCATCACGCTCTTTTTATGTCGCAACCCAAAAACAAAGAGCAGCAGCAGCGTTGATGAAAGCGATTAAGTCTCTTTCTCAAAGCAATCTCGACTTAGAAGACACCTTGAAGCGGGTGATGGACGAAGCGAAGGAACTAATGAACGCCGATCGCAGTACTCTATGGTTAATAGACCGCGAAGCGAGTGAATTGTGGACGAAAATTACTCAAGATGATAATTCTACCAAAGAGTTGCGAATCCCAATCGGTAAAGGCTTTGCAGGTATTGTAGCAGAATCTGGGAAAACGCTAAATATTCCTTTTGATTTATATGACCATCCTGACTCTGATACAGCCAGACACATGGACAAGCAAAATGGCTATCGCACCTGTAGCTTACTTTGTATGCCAGTATTCAACGCCGATCAAGAATTGATTGGTGTTACCCAGCTAGTAAATAAAAAGAAATCCGGCGATTTTCCCAATTATAACCCGAATTTGTGGCCCAAAGCGCCTGAATGCTTCCAAGCTAGTTTTGACAGAAACGATGAAGAGTTTATGGAAGCTTTTAATATTCAAGCAGGAGTCGCATTGCAAAATGCTCAGTTGTTTGCCACAGTTAAACAACAAGAACAAATGCAGCGCGACATTTTACGCAGTCTTTCTAATGGTGTGGTTTCTACAGATAAAGCTGGGTTAATTATTGCCGCGAATGAAAGTGCGAAACGCTTGTTAGGGCTGGACGCAGACGACCGTTTAGAAGGTAAATTAATTACTGATGTCATCCGCATCAAAGAAGGTGACTTTAGCAAGTGGTGTCAGAATGCTTTAAATGCGGCTAACCTCAAATACAGTCAGCAATATTATCCCGATCGCACACTCATTGCCGGTCAGATAGAACAGCACAGTATTAATTTATCAATTAACACAATCGCCGATGCAAGCGATAATCGGCAAGTTCGCGGTGCATTAATTGTCATGGAAGATATCAGCGATGAAAAACGCCTCAAAAGTACAATGTATCGTTACATGACTCAGGAATTAGCAGAAGAATTGCTGAAATTGGATGATGCTAAATTAGGAGGCGATCGCAAAGAAGTTTCGATTTTGTTTTCTGATATTCGCGGCTACACCACTTTAACCGAAAACCTGGAAGCAGAAGAAGTGGTAAGTATGCTCAACGAATATTTTGAATCGATGGTGGAGGCGATTTTCAAACATAAAGGCACTCTTGATAAATATATCGGCGATGCGATTATGGCGGTGTTTGGTTCCCCTTTACCCCTAGAAGAACACGCTTGGATGGCAGTGCAAACATCTTTAGAAATGCGCGATCGCTTAAAAGAATTTAATGCCCGTCGTTACGCAGCTAGTAAGCCCAGAATCAACATTGGTATTGGAATCAATTCGGATACTGTAATTAGTGGTAATATTGGTTCTAGCAAGCGGATGGAATTTACAGCGATTGGTGACGGTGTTAATCTTGGTTCTCGCTTAGAAAGTGTTAGCAAACACTATGGTTGCGACATTATTCTTAGTGATAACACTTATAAACCATGTCAAAATAAAGTGTGGGCTAGGGAACTAGATTACATTCGTGTCAAAGGTAGAAATGAGCCAGTTGCAATTTATGAATTGATCGGTTTGCGTTCCGATTTTATCAAGAGCCAAAAACTAGAAGTAATTAAGTATTATCATCAAGGACGAGAGTATTATTTAAACCGCGACTTTAAAAAGGCTAAAGATGAGTTTTCTAAAGTTTTAGAAGTTGACGAACATGACCAAGCTGCTATGTTGCATGTGCGGCGTTGTCAGCACTGGCTGCACCAACCCCCAACGGATGCAGATTGGGATGATGGTGTCTGGACTTTTAAAGATAAGTAA
- a CDS encoding helix-turn-helix domain-containing protein, whose amino-acid sequence MPKPYSYDLRQKVIQAIELDGLKKSEVSQLFNISRNTIDLWLKRKSETGDFQALANKPPGNGHKITDWEKFREFALSHGDKTQVEMASLWEGQISDRTISRALKKIGFTRKKRPTATVSAMKTNGKRL is encoded by the coding sequence ATGCCCAAACCTTACAGTTACGACCTTCGTCAAAAGGTCATCCAAGCCATTGAACTTGATGGCTTGAAGAAAAGCGAGGTCAGTCAACTGTTCAATATTAGTCGCAATACCATAGACTTATGGCTGAAGCGAAAAAGCGAAACAGGCGACTTCCAAGCCTTAGCGAACAAGCCTCCTGGGAATGGTCATAAAATTACCGACTGGGAAAAATTCCGAGAGTTCGCTTTATCTCATGGGGATAAAACCCAAGTCGAGATGGCCTCACTTTGGGAGGGACAAATCAGCGATCGCACCATTTCACGAGCGTTAAAAAAAATTGGCTTCACTCGAAAAAAAAGACCTACGGCTACCGTGAGCGCGATGAAGACAAACGGCAAGCGTTTGTAG
- a CDS encoding tetratricopeptide repeat protein, with product MNCKNLPKSAFFQTTSYLILSIWAVTNTLQFARAEVSDLNITKQHPQIQLLAQFSDNQDQERSQLRQTANTLLNQGDLTGAEENFRKLIKKFPEDSFGYYQLGNVLFRQGKKEDAIKEYHKAIQKNSKYAVAYNAIAQVYASQQQWSEAIVEYNKALKINPNYGDALSNIAIALWNQGNHKEAIAYAEKAVNIFKAQNRPDRVGQIEQILRQMKTGDDPTLS from the coding sequence ATGAATTGCAAAAATCTTCCCAAATCAGCTTTTTTTCAAACTACTAGTTACTTGATACTCAGTATCTGGGCTGTAACGAATACATTACAATTCGCCAGAGCAGAAGTAAGCGATTTAAATATTACCAAACAACATCCACAAATACAACTACTAGCGCAGTTCTCAGACAACCAAGACCAAGAGCGATCGCAACTTCGGCAAACAGCAAACACTTTATTGAACCAAGGTGATTTGACTGGTGCAGAAGAAAATTTCCGTAAGTTAATTAAAAAGTTTCCTGAAGATAGTTTCGGATATTACCAGTTAGGGAATGTTCTATTTCGTCAGGGTAAAAAAGAAGATGCAATCAAAGAATATCACAAAGCGATTCAGAAAAATTCTAAATATGCCGTTGCATACAATGCGATCGCTCAAGTCTATGCAAGTCAACAGCAATGGTCAGAAGCAATTGTAGAGTATAATAAAGCACTAAAAATTAATCCTAATTATGGTGATGCGTTGAGCAATATTGCTATAGCACTTTGGAATCAAGGTAATCACAAAGAAGCGATCGCATATGCAGAAAAAGCTGTAAATATTTTTAAAGCACAAAATAGACCTGACAGAGTAGGACAAATTGAGCAGATTTTACGGCAGATGAAAACTGGTGACGATCCGACGCTTTCGTGA
- a CDS encoding DUF2808 domain-containing protein, with product MNKAVHIVVLFSSAIASTIAIGGYSDRLTQAIQLRDGTVYFAQPPRLTYTATTYNDVYVWGATYYFTVSLPDNAGEPLQKITINQHEGVDDIRFELKKSYAFEGTRSHEKQKLQLTDISRDKKTISLTFNPPVSPGKIITIALKPVQNPTVSGVYLFGVTAFPAGEKSHGQFLGYGRLQFYSHGFDS from the coding sequence GTGAATAAAGCAGTACATATAGTAGTTTTATTTAGTAGCGCAATTGCTTCCACAATCGCAATTGGCGGATATAGCGATCGCCTGACTCAAGCAATCCAATTGCGAGATGGCACAGTATATTTTGCCCAACCGCCGCGCCTGACGTATACAGCGACTACATATAACGACGTTTATGTGTGGGGCGCGACATACTATTTTACAGTCAGCTTGCCAGATAATGCTGGCGAACCTTTACAAAAAATAACTATTAACCAGCATGAGGGAGTAGACGACATTCGGTTTGAACTGAAAAAAAGTTACGCCTTTGAAGGTACACGTTCTCACGAAAAGCAGAAGTTACAACTAACAGATATTAGCAGAGATAAAAAGACAATATCGCTAACATTTAACCCGCCAGTTTCACCAGGTAAAATCATCACAATTGCCCTAAAACCAGTGCAGAATCCTACAGTTAGCGGCGTTTATCTGTTTGGAGTCACGGCTTTTCCGGCAGGTGAGAAATCACACGGTCAATTTCTCGGTTATGGAAGGTTGCAATTTTACAGCCACGGTTTTGACTCGTAG